A single region of the Marinobacter salinus genome encodes:
- a CDS encoding universal stress protein, protein MSAYKKMLVAIDLTEEAPQVLNKAKAMSDAHGAELMLVHVVEPVGYAYGGDIPMDLTELQDQLDKAAHEQLASYGDQYGVAKTSQVVTVGRPESEIHRLAKEQNVDLVIVGSHGRKGFQLLLGSTANGVLHGTECDVLAVRIN, encoded by the coding sequence ATGTCTGCCTACAAGAAAATGCTCGTTGCGATTGATCTGACCGAAGAAGCGCCCCAGGTATTGAATAAGGCCAAAGCCATGAGTGACGCTCATGGCGCCGAATTGATGTTGGTTCACGTAGTCGAGCCCGTGGGCTATGCCTATGGCGGAGACATACCGATGGATCTGACCGAGCTGCAGGACCAGCTCGACAAGGCGGCCCATGAGCAGCTGGCAAGTTACGGCGACCAGTATGGTGTGGCCAAGACGAGCCAGGTTGTGACCGTTGGCCGCCCGGAATCAGAAATTCATCGTCTGGCCAAGGAGCAGAACGTAGATCTGGTGATCGTTGGCAGCCACGGCCGCAAAGGCTTCCAGCTGTTACTTGGTTCGACTGCCAATGGCGTCCTGCATGGAACCGAGTGTGACGTATTGGCCGTGCGTATCAACTGA
- a CDS encoding acetate kinase: MEDVILVVNCGSSSLKLALFDQHHRRRTSALADSLNTEDAFARIDGVEEKVALPSSASHREALEALVSRFRDLGLMTSEPRAIGHRVVHGGEAFKEATVIDDSALRSIQACAGLAPLHNPVNLSGIAATRLMFPAVPQVAVFDTAYHQTLPQRAYLYALPEAWYREWGVRRYGFHGTSHYFMALEAARLLNRTLATTSVISAHLGNGCSIAAIRDGISVDTSMGLTPLEGLVMGTRSGDVDPGIFDFLSTKGLCTEEVHQALNHQSGLLGVSGQTNDMRSLCELADHGHKPSALAIDIFCFRLAKYVGAMMASLSQLDALVFTGGIGENSARVRQKTVEHLHLMGFKIRADFNEANGQYTDGHIEDNGSRFAILVIPTDEELVIAREASRLSGGTGAG, encoded by the coding sequence ATGGAAGACGTCATACTCGTTGTTAACTGTGGCAGCTCATCGTTAAAGCTTGCCTTGTTTGACCAGCACCACCGAAGACGGACATCCGCCCTTGCTGACTCTCTTAACACAGAGGATGCATTTGCCCGGATAGATGGCGTGGAAGAGAAGGTTGCCCTCCCCTCCAGCGCCTCCCATCGGGAAGCCCTTGAGGCGCTGGTCTCCCGGTTCCGGGACCTGGGCCTGATGACATCGGAGCCCCGGGCCATCGGCCATCGCGTGGTTCATGGTGGTGAAGCCTTCAAGGAAGCGACAGTCATCGACGACTCTGCACTCCGTTCAATTCAGGCCTGTGCCGGGCTCGCTCCACTGCATAACCCGGTAAACCTTTCAGGCATCGCAGCAACCCGATTGATGTTTCCAGCCGTGCCCCAGGTGGCGGTCTTCGACACGGCATATCACCAGACACTGCCTCAAAGGGCCTACCTCTATGCCCTTCCGGAAGCCTGGTACCGCGAGTGGGGGGTCAGACGATACGGTTTCCATGGAACCAGCCATTATTTCATGGCTCTCGAAGCCGCCAGGTTACTGAATCGAACTCTGGCAACCACATCGGTCATTTCCGCACATCTTGGCAACGGCTGCAGTATTGCTGCTATTCGTGACGGTATCAGTGTTGATACCAGCATGGGGCTCACGCCACTGGAGGGCCTGGTTATGGGCACCCGTAGCGGCGATGTGGATCCGGGAATTTTCGACTTCCTCAGTACCAAGGGGCTTTGTACTGAGGAGGTCCACCAGGCCCTGAATCACCAAAGCGGGCTTCTCGGTGTTTCCGGGCAAACCAATGACATGCGCTCGCTCTGTGAACTCGCTGATCACGGCCATAAGCCGTCTGCATTGGCCATAGACATCTTCTGCTTCCGGCTTGCAAAATATGTAGGGGCAATGATGGCGTCACTCAGTCAGCTCGACGCACTGGTGTTTACAGGTGGTATTGGAGAGAACAGTGCCAGAGTCCGTCAGAAAACGGTGGAGCATCTTCATCTAATGGGCTTTAAAATCAGAGCCGATTTTAACGAAGCCAATGGTCAGTACACCGATGGCCACATTGAAGACAACGGCTCCCGCTTTGCGATCCTCGTAATCCCTACCGATGAAGAGCTGGTAATCGCCAGGGAAGCCTCCCGACTTTCAGGCGGCACAGGAGCGGGGTAA
- the ccoM gene encoding cytochrome c oxidase subunit CcoM, translated as MYFDAVVIAGIVTVLLMLGFFVGVGIFVMKDQKAHGDHKKKDGKHGGKPV; from the coding sequence ATGTACTTTGACGCAGTTGTTATCGCCGGAATTGTTACTGTATTACTGATGCTGGGCTTCTTTGTGGGTGTCGGCATTTTCGTCATGAAGGACCAAAAGGCGCACGGAGACCACAAGAAAAAGGACGGAAAACATGGCGGAAAACCGGTCTGA
- a CDS encoding ATP-binding cassette domain-containing protein: protein MPLLTLDAVSLAFGMRPLLDKASLIIEAGERVCLLGRNGEGKSTLLKIVSGEVTPDGGLVRLEDGAVLAVLPQNLPSEDKRTAYEVVSGAFPETGKLLAEFHQLSQQGDEVSLDRLMKVQERLEALDGWLLDQKVSTILAQYGIDPDRCLDTLSGGWQRRVLLARALVAEPDILLLDEPTNHLDVPAIAWLEEALTQFRGAMLFVSHDRAFIRNMATRIVELDRGQLVSFAATYDRYLDLKQKALEEEERQNALFDKRLKQEEAWIRQGIKARRTRNMGRVRALKAMREEHRQRRNLGGTATFAVEDAARSGKLVVETRDAAFGYPHGDDIVHGLNLTVLRGDKIGLVGENGTGKTTLVRLLLGDLQPTEGSVRLGTNLQVAYFDQLRGELDLTRNALDNLSEGREFIDINGQSKHVLGYLQEFLFTPERARSPVRVFSGGERARLLLAKLFSKPANILVLDEPTNDLDVETLELLEEQLAEFKGTVIVISHDREFLDNVVTETVFLDGSGQVREYVGGYSDWRRQGGRFPSESSGNRPDKQDKQKKSSAVVEKAESSEAAKAVAEPARLRPEKLSYKLKLELEQLPGKIEALEQEVGRLRGLVSSSDFYSGPPGEVSETLEDLADKEARLEKVIERWMELEEQSNQ from the coding sequence GTGCCACTGTTAACGCTGGATGCTGTTTCCCTTGCCTTTGGAATGCGCCCACTACTCGACAAGGCTTCCCTGATCATTGAGGCCGGTGAGCGGGTCTGTCTTCTGGGAAGAAATGGTGAGGGAAAATCCACACTGCTGAAAATTGTCAGTGGTGAGGTGACACCGGACGGGGGCCTGGTTCGCCTGGAAGATGGTGCCGTGTTGGCGGTACTGCCTCAGAACCTGCCATCGGAAGACAAGCGGACGGCTTATGAAGTGGTATCCGGAGCTTTTCCTGAAACCGGAAAACTGCTGGCGGAATTCCACCAGTTGTCTCAGCAGGGTGATGAAGTCAGCCTTGATCGCCTGATGAAGGTGCAGGAACGACTGGAGGCATTGGATGGGTGGCTGTTGGATCAGAAAGTCAGCACCATCCTCGCTCAGTACGGAATAGACCCCGACCGGTGTCTGGATACACTTTCCGGCGGGTGGCAGCGCCGGGTGCTTCTGGCCAGAGCCCTGGTAGCCGAGCCTGACATTCTTCTGCTGGATGAGCCGACGAACCACCTGGATGTGCCAGCGATAGCATGGCTTGAGGAGGCGCTGACACAGTTCCGGGGCGCGATGCTGTTTGTTAGTCATGACAGGGCGTTCATACGGAATATGGCAACACGAATCGTCGAGCTCGACCGGGGCCAGCTCGTAAGCTTCGCGGCAACGTATGATCGCTACCTCGATCTCAAGCAGAAAGCGCTTGAAGAGGAGGAGAGGCAGAACGCACTCTTCGACAAACGCCTGAAACAGGAAGAAGCCTGGATTCGTCAGGGCATTAAAGCACGAAGAACGCGTAACATGGGGCGTGTGCGTGCGCTGAAAGCGATGCGAGAGGAGCACCGACAACGCAGGAACCTGGGTGGTACAGCTACCTTTGCCGTTGAAGATGCAGCACGTTCCGGAAAACTGGTTGTTGAAACACGGGATGCGGCCTTCGGTTACCCTCATGGTGATGATATCGTTCACGGATTGAATCTGACGGTGCTTCGTGGCGACAAAATTGGCCTGGTTGGAGAAAATGGCACTGGAAAGACAACGCTGGTTCGTCTGTTGTTAGGAGATCTGCAACCAACCGAGGGATCGGTTCGTCTGGGTACCAATCTTCAGGTCGCATACTTTGATCAGCTCCGGGGCGAATTGGACCTGACCAGAAATGCACTCGATAACCTTTCGGAAGGACGAGAGTTTATCGACATCAATGGCCAGAGTAAGCATGTGCTTGGATACCTGCAGGAGTTTCTGTTCACCCCTGAGCGCGCACGCTCACCGGTGAGGGTGTTCTCTGGCGGCGAGCGAGCCCGTCTCCTGCTGGCCAAATTGTTCAGCAAACCGGCAAATATTCTGGTTCTGGATGAGCCAACCAACGATCTTGACGTAGAAACCCTGGAGCTGCTTGAAGAGCAATTGGCAGAGTTCAAGGGAACCGTCATTGTAATCAGTCACGACCGTGAATTCCTGGACAATGTGGTCACGGAAACGGTATTCCTGGATGGATCTGGACAGGTTCGTGAGTACGTTGGCGGATACAGCGACTGGCGGCGTCAAGGTGGTCGATTTCCTTCCGAATCCAGCGGAAATCGCCCGGATAAACAGGACAAACAAAAAAAATCCTCTGCCGTGGTAGAAAAAGCCGAGTCATCCGAAGCTGCAAAGGCCGTGGCAGAGCCGGCCAGGTTGAGACCTGAAAAACTCAGCTACAAACTCAAACTTGAGCTTGAACAACTGCCGGGGAAAATTGAGGCGTTGGAGCAGGAGGTTGGCAGATTACGGGGTCTGGTCTCCTCTTCGGATTTTTATTCAGGCCCACCCGGTGAAGTCTCGGAAACTCTGGAGGACCTGGCGGACAAGGAAGCCCGTCTGGAGAAAGTTATCGAGCGTTGGATGGAGCTGGAGGAGCAGTCGAATCAATGA
- a CDS encoding DUF6901 family protein has protein sequence MSVTYKFGFQDGRNVEFKLADQPAAPKGNVPSWVKLEHCQCANCPLSASDTAYCPAATEILPVVEAFQADDAYQKVDVTVVDDQRSYVKQTALEEALRSLLGLKMATSGCPVLAELKPMAVHHLPFANTDEFIMRSVSHYLLQQYFAKRNHREPDWDLKGLVERNQRLQLVNQALWQRIHSVCKGDSNLKALLNFFSMASSVSFSLESQLRKLEAKMGGEGR, from the coding sequence ATGAGCGTAACCTATAAGTTCGGATTTCAGGACGGCCGTAACGTAGAGTTCAAGTTGGCGGACCAGCCAGCAGCGCCAAAAGGCAATGTGCCGTCATGGGTGAAACTGGAACATTGTCAGTGTGCCAATTGCCCGCTTAGCGCCAGTGATACGGCGTATTGTCCGGCCGCAACCGAGATCCTCCCTGTTGTCGAGGCATTTCAAGCGGACGATGCCTATCAGAAGGTAGATGTAACGGTGGTGGATGACCAGCGGAGTTACGTAAAGCAGACCGCTCTGGAGGAGGCGTTGAGATCCCTTTTGGGGCTCAAGATGGCGACTAGTGGCTGTCCGGTTCTTGCCGAGCTGAAACCGATGGCAGTCCACCACCTGCCATTTGCTAACACTGATGAATTCATCATGCGCAGCGTTTCCCATTACCTGCTCCAGCAATACTTTGCCAAGCGAAATCACCGGGAACCTGATTGGGATCTGAAGGGATTGGTTGAGCGAAATCAGCGCCTGCAACTGGTTAACCAGGCGCTGTGGCAGCGCATTCATTCGGTTTGCAAGGGCGACAGCAACCTGAAGGCGCTGCTGAACTTCTTTTCAATGGCCTCAAGTGTGAGTTTCTCTCTGGAAAGTCAGCTCAGGAAACTCGAGGCGAAAATGGGCGGGGAAGGGCGCTGA
- a CDS encoding sirohydrochlorin chelatase produces the protein MSHRIILLAHGSSDKRWCETFEGLAGPTLKAVPESRVAYMELAEPSLENTVAEGVSAGVDAFTVIPLFLAAGRHLRKDVPAIIESLERAHNVKISLAPPIGENPLLGQAIKDVVVLQLTSTDP, from the coding sequence ATGAGCCATCGCATTATTTTGTTGGCACACGGAAGCAGTGACAAGCGTTGGTGCGAGACGTTCGAAGGCCTCGCCGGTCCAACGCTCAAAGCCGTGCCAGAGTCACGAGTAGCATACATGGAGCTGGCCGAACCATCGCTCGAGAATACTGTAGCCGAAGGCGTTTCGGCTGGGGTGGATGCGTTCACGGTAATCCCTCTCTTCCTGGCGGCTGGGCGCCACCTTCGCAAGGATGTGCCCGCCATTATTGAATCCCTCGAGCGCGCCCATAATGTGAAAATAAGTCTGGCGCCTCCGATCGGGGAAAACCCTTTGCTTGGACAAGCTATCAAGGACGTTGTAGTGCTTCAGCTCACAAGCACTGATCCCTGA
- a CDS encoding murein L,D-transpeptidase catalytic domain family protein: MFARSRGAWPGVLLALLAGLPSPSFSATMNDELLARLSSTAPMLDQTVLKSAFAAASCAVSHGIEVPERLAVIDFSMPSSEKRMWIFDLEKGELILKDLVAHGKNSGNFKSTSFSNVEGSYQSSIGLFQARESYFGKHGYSLRLDGLEPGINDHARDRAIVIHGADYVDETWVSKYGRIGRSHGCPAVDNDVIKKVVDNLKGGQLVFKYYPDQTWLHSSSFLNCASKSVASHSESESERG, encoded by the coding sequence ATGTTCGCTCGATCTCGGGGGGCTTGGCCCGGAGTTTTGCTGGCGCTTTTGGCAGGCCTTCCGTCGCCTTCATTCAGTGCAACCATGAATGATGAGCTGCTGGCCCGTCTTTCCAGCACCGCTCCCATGCTGGACCAGACCGTACTGAAATCCGCCTTTGCGGCCGCAAGTTGCGCTGTGTCTCATGGCATTGAGGTACCGGAGCGACTTGCAGTTATTGATTTCTCGATGCCGTCGAGTGAAAAGCGAATGTGGATATTTGACCTTGAAAAGGGCGAGCTGATTTTGAAAGACCTTGTTGCCCATGGTAAAAACTCGGGTAATTTCAAGTCCACCTCCTTTTCAAATGTTGAGGGCAGCTATCAGTCCAGTATTGGGCTTTTTCAGGCCAGGGAGTCTTATTTCGGGAAGCACGGTTACTCTCTCCGGCTGGATGGTCTGGAGCCCGGGATCAACGATCACGCGCGTGATCGTGCCATTGTGATTCACGGAGCGGACTACGTAGACGAAACATGGGTGAGTAAATACGGCAGGATTGGGCGCAGTCATGGCTGTCCAGCGGTGGATAATGATGTGATCAAGAAAGTTGTCGATAATCTGAAAGGGGGCCAACTCGTATTCAAATACTACCCCGATCAGACATGGCTGCACAGTTCCAGCTTTCTGAATTGCGCTAGCAAAAGCGTTGCCTCTCACTCGGAGTCAGAGAGCGAACGGGGTTGA
- a CDS encoding EAL domain-containing protein produces the protein MPKLSTRLQRFRKGSPLSFRLLAWILLFSSAFTLIASAIQIYSDYRKDLSLIDNRMAVVESGYSSSLARSLWALDQKLLQTQMEGILSLPDIVHLRLRIEPDSELVMGEIPRGAQITSHSFNLVHQGDEMFKLGELTVTADLDRVYQEMKRKVGIILATQFLKTFFVSILIIWIFQYFVTRHLSTMATYARDFSLKNLSRPLELDRPDTPSNRRDELGRVTDAINQMRERLNDDIARQERDAEQIRKFSKAIEQSPSSVLMCDRQWRIEFANQKFTQLTGYDAKSILGKHPGSLGENNIENREGRHLWQSIRLQVQRVGVWQGEVNSIRKNGERFWEQLIVTPIKDGAGDATGYLILGEDISIRKRYEQQLLRQANYDILTGLPNRMLALDRLKLALAQARRENTLVGVMFLDLDNFKHVNDTLGHDAGDSLLIEAARRISSCLRGTSTVARLGGDEFLVILPGLTGPDATSQVADRILKTFAPPYILNGQEVFVTTSIGIAIFPTDSDNSGTLLQHADAAMYQAKHKGKSAFAHFAPEMTEVSHERLQMESRMRRALELEEFELYFQPIVHTDSGNLCSVEALLRWNNPSMGMVMPDRFIPLAEETGLIIPIGEWVLEEACKAAVSWKETAGRNIGISVNVSPRQFRDPGFTEAVMRALSASGLEADQLELEITERLILDNSIETAEILRQLDRSGIRLSVDDFGTGYSALSYLKSYPFDTLKIDKSFIQDVMKEPEDASLVRAIINMAHSLGLSVIAEGVEEEPQTHFLKQEGCDFCQGYFYSRPLPAKDFENWLKTNQRVQI, from the coding sequence ATGCCAAAACTGTCGACGCGTCTCCAACGTTTTCGCAAAGGGTCTCCCCTCTCATTCCGGCTACTGGCATGGATACTCCTGTTCAGCTCTGCATTTACACTGATCGCATCCGCAATACAGATCTATTCTGACTACCGCAAGGATCTTTCCCTCATCGATAACCGCATGGCAGTCGTTGAATCGGGCTACTCCTCCAGTCTCGCTCGAAGCCTCTGGGCATTGGATCAGAAGCTTCTGCAAACCCAGATGGAAGGCATACTCAGCCTTCCCGACATTGTGCATCTCCGTCTGCGAATCGAGCCGGATTCCGAGCTTGTAATGGGGGAAATACCCCGAGGCGCTCAAATCACCTCACACAGTTTCAACCTGGTTCACCAGGGTGATGAAATGTTCAAACTCGGCGAACTTACGGTGACTGCTGATCTCGATCGCGTATACCAGGAGATGAAACGCAAAGTGGGCATCATTCTGGCCACCCAGTTCCTGAAAACGTTTTTCGTCTCAATCCTGATCATCTGGATCTTCCAGTACTTTGTAACCCGCCACTTGTCGACGATGGCAACCTATGCCCGGGATTTTTCTCTGAAAAACCTGTCCCGCCCTCTCGAACTTGATCGCCCCGACACACCCAGCAACCGCAGGGACGAGCTTGGACGGGTAACCGATGCCATTAATCAGATGCGGGAAAGGCTAAATGATGACATAGCTCGCCAGGAACGGGATGCGGAGCAAATTCGTAAGTTCTCGAAAGCGATCGAGCAAAGCCCCTCCTCGGTTCTGATGTGTGATCGACAGTGGCGAATCGAGTTTGCTAACCAGAAGTTCACCCAGCTCACGGGCTACGACGCAAAATCCATTCTGGGCAAGCACCCGGGCTCCCTGGGCGAGAATAATATTGAAAACAGGGAGGGCAGGCACCTGTGGCAGTCTATTCGTCTGCAGGTCCAGCGGGTCGGAGTCTGGCAAGGTGAAGTGAACAGCATTCGCAAAAACGGCGAGCGGTTCTGGGAACAGCTGATTGTAACGCCCATCAAGGATGGGGCTGGCGATGCAACCGGCTATCTGATCCTTGGTGAAGACATCAGTATCCGGAAACGTTACGAACAACAACTCCTGCGTCAGGCAAACTATGACATCCTCACGGGGCTACCCAATCGGATGCTTGCACTGGACCGGCTCAAGCTCGCCCTGGCCCAGGCTCGCCGGGAGAACACGCTGGTGGGTGTCATGTTCCTGGACCTCGACAATTTCAAGCACGTTAACGACACCCTGGGTCATGATGCCGGGGACAGTCTGTTAATTGAGGCAGCTCGGCGCATTTCCAGCTGCCTGAGGGGTACAAGCACGGTGGCTCGGTTGGGCGGTGACGAATTTCTCGTCATACTGCCAGGCCTGACAGGCCCCGACGCGACGTCACAGGTAGCAGACCGCATCCTGAAAACCTTCGCTCCCCCCTATATTCTGAATGGACAGGAAGTCTTTGTTACGACAAGCATCGGCATAGCCATCTTCCCTACCGACTCCGACAACAGCGGAACCCTGCTCCAGCATGCCGACGCCGCCATGTACCAGGCCAAGCACAAGGGCAAGAGCGCATTTGCGCACTTCGCACCTGAGATGACCGAGGTATCGCACGAACGGCTGCAAATGGAATCCCGTATGAGGCGGGCTCTTGAACTGGAAGAGTTCGAGCTTTATTTCCAACCTATTGTTCACACGGATTCCGGAAACCTTTGTTCCGTTGAGGCATTGTTGCGCTGGAACAATCCGTCGATGGGGATGGTCATGCCCGACCGATTTATCCCGCTGGCAGAAGAAACCGGGCTTATTATTCCCATTGGCGAATGGGTGCTTGAGGAAGCATGCAAAGCCGCCGTTAGCTGGAAAGAAACCGCGGGCAGGAACATCGGCATATCCGTTAACGTATCGCCCAGACAATTCCGGGATCCAGGCTTCACCGAAGCCGTCATGCGGGCTCTATCCGCTAGCGGCCTTGAAGCGGACCAGCTTGAACTGGAAATTACTGAACGGCTGATTCTGGATAATTCCATTGAAACGGCTGAAATTCTGCGTCAGCTGGACCGGTCCGGCATCCGTCTCTCAGTGGATGATTTCGGCACAGGCTATTCGGCGCTGAGTTACCTTAAAAGCTACCCCTTCGACACCCTGAAAATCGACAAGTCGTTTATACAGGATGTTATGAAAGAGCCCGAAGACGCCTCACTCGTTCGGGCGATCATCAATATGGCCCACAGTCTCGGCCTGAGCGTGATCGCCGAGGGCGTGGAAGAAGAGCCTCAAACACACTTTCTCAAGCAGGAAGGGTGCGATTTTTGCCAGGGCTACTTCTACAGTCGCCCCCTGCCGGCAAAGGACTTCGAGAACTGGCTCAAAACTAACCAGCGCGTGCAGATATAA
- a CDS encoding MOSC domain-containing protein, with amino-acid sequence MNVQSLWIYPVKSLAGIAVEHFELDNFGPSGDRRWMIIDEESRFVTQRQNPELAKVGTKIVDEGVEVDIPGEGRFVLRASGRALRVQVWRDWVQAFIGEADANEALSRYCGSRFQFVYMPESSFRPVDAARVQDRRRVSFADGFPLLIVNRASLDELNERLSSPVEMRRFRPNIVVDGVRPWAEDQWREMIIGEMRFSLVKPCSRCVMTTVDPDTGIKDDSVQPLRTLSGYRRTEDGVIFGMNAIHESFGVISIGDPVEITITE; translated from the coding sequence ATGAACGTTCAGTCGCTCTGGATTTATCCGGTTAAATCTCTCGCTGGTATCGCAGTGGAGCACTTTGAACTGGACAACTTTGGTCCTTCGGGTGACCGACGGTGGATGATCATCGATGAAGAGAGTCGTTTTGTTACACAGCGACAAAACCCGGAACTCGCAAAAGTCGGAACAAAGATTGTTGACGAAGGAGTTGAGGTCGACATACCGGGAGAGGGTCGGTTTGTACTGAGGGCGTCTGGGAGGGCGCTGCGGGTTCAGGTATGGCGGGACTGGGTTCAGGCGTTCATCGGCGAGGCGGATGCCAATGAAGCTCTCAGCCGCTATTGCGGTAGTCGGTTCCAGTTCGTGTATATGCCGGAGTCTTCGTTTCGTCCAGTCGATGCCGCAAGAGTACAGGATAGGCGCCGGGTCAGTTTTGCTGACGGTTTTCCGCTGCTGATTGTGAACAGGGCCTCCCTCGACGAACTAAACGAACGATTGAGCTCTCCAGTGGAAATGCGCCGTTTCCGGCCCAATATTGTCGTTGATGGAGTTCGTCCCTGGGCGGAGGATCAGTGGCGGGAGATGATTATCGGGGAAATGCGGTTCAGTCTCGTCAAGCCCTGTTCCCGCTGCGTGATGACCACCGTTGATCCGGACACGGGAATCAAGGATGACTCTGTGCAGCCTTTGAGAACACTGTCAGGTTATCGTCGTACCGAAGACGGAGTGATTTTCGGTATGAATGCCATCCATGAATCCTTCGGGGTCATAAGTATTGGTGACCCTGTCGAAATTACAATTACGGAGTAG
- a CDS encoding DUF924 family protein yields MFDWKEILDFWFGELDESGLPDRLHRDRWFRSDRKFDQEIRRRFLSMVLFASEQGLDQWRREPGGALAEILLLDQFSRHIFRGGAMAFDQDVLARKLCKNAMHKGQDMMLPAVQRAFLYMPLQHSERLEDQTLSVECYEQLATVTSGILRDFMGSFAQSARDHRAIIQRFGRFPHRNKAVGRKSSPDEEAYLETGRRFGQ; encoded by the coding sequence ATGTTCGATTGGAAAGAGATTCTGGATTTCTGGTTCGGAGAACTTGATGAATCAGGGTTGCCTGACAGGCTCCACCGCGACCGCTGGTTTCGTTCGGACCGAAAATTCGATCAGGAAATTCGTCGACGTTTTCTTTCAATGGTGCTTTTTGCGTCAGAGCAGGGTCTTGATCAATGGCGGCGTGAGCCGGGCGGAGCGCTGGCCGAAATCCTCCTGCTGGACCAATTTTCCCGACACATTTTCCGGGGCGGAGCGATGGCTTTTGATCAGGACGTATTGGCCCGGAAACTCTGCAAAAATGCCATGCACAAAGGCCAGGACATGATGCTGCCAGCGGTTCAGCGAGCCTTCCTGTATATGCCGCTGCAGCATTCCGAGCGGCTTGAAGACCAGACTCTCTCGGTGGAATGCTACGAACAGCTGGCGACGGTCACATCCGGAATTCTCCGGGACTTTATGGGAAGCTTTGCGCAGTCCGCCAGGGACCACCGGGCAATTATTCAACGATTTGGCCGTTTTCCTCACCGGAACAAGGCCGTGGGCCGAAAATCGTCGCCGGATGAGGAGGCCTATCTCGAGACCGGGCGTCGCTTCGGTCAATGA
- a CDS encoding TIGR01777 family oxidoreductase — MTKRILITGGTGFIGQVLCRELLSRDYELTVFSRQPAENVRAFCGRVEAVRDLDQLRAHPGFDGVINLAGEGIADKRWSEQRKKELRDSRIAVTEKLVQVIHSWEKQPEVLVSGSAVGFYGDQGSSVVTEQTQPRDEFTHRLCRDWENAAMPVTDDGVRLCLSRTGVVAGRGGGFLSRMILPFKLGLGGRLGSGRQYMPWVHRDDVVNALIWMLEKTSATGPFNVVSPNPVTNREFTRCLGEVLNRPTLFPAPAPVLKLALGEMSRLLLTGQQAYPENLTHAGFQFKYPELAPALRNSVGQE; from the coding sequence ATGACTAAACGGATACTGATCACAGGCGGTACCGGCTTTATCGGACAGGTGCTCTGCAGGGAGCTGCTGTCCCGGGATTATGAGTTGACCGTTTTCAGCCGCCAACCTGCCGAAAACGTTCGCGCGTTCTGCGGTCGTGTGGAAGCGGTTCGGGACCTTGACCAGCTAAGAGCCCACCCCGGTTTTGACGGCGTCATTAACCTTGCCGGTGAGGGCATTGCCGACAAACGCTGGTCGGAGCAGCGAAAAAAAGAGCTCAGGGACAGTCGCATAGCAGTGACGGAAAAGTTGGTGCAAGTGATTCATAGCTGGGAGAAGCAGCCGGAAGTACTGGTTTCAGGCTCTGCGGTTGGCTTTTATGGAGACCAGGGGTCTTCTGTAGTGACGGAGCAGACTCAGCCCCGGGATGAGTTCACCCATCGCCTTTGCCGGGACTGGGAAAATGCGGCAATGCCTGTAACTGATGACGGTGTACGGTTATGTCTATCACGAACAGGGGTGGTTGCCGGGCGCGGAGGCGGTTTTCTTTCCCGCATGATTTTACCGTTCAAACTTGGATTGGGAGGGCGCCTTGGCAGTGGCCGACAGTATATGCCCTGGGTCCACCGTGACGATGTTGTAAATGCGCTGATCTGGATGCTGGAAAAAACATCGGCTACCGGGCCATTCAATGTCGTCAGCCCGAACCCTGTTACCAACCGTGAGTTTACGCGCTGCCTGGGTGAGGTGCTAAATCGACCAACGCTGTTCCCGGCCCCCGCACCTGTGCTTAAGCTCGCTCTGGGTGAAATGTCCCGACTGCTGCTTACCGGACAGCAGGCCTACCCTGAGAACCTGACCCATGCCGGTTTCCAGTTCAAATATCCGGAACTTGCGCCAGCCCTGAGAAACTCCGTTGGCCAGGAATGA